The Burkholderia mayonis DNA window GCCGCGCCGTCGTGAACCTCGCCGATCTTGTGGCTCACGCCGGTATAGAAGAGGATGCGCTCGGTCGTCGTGGTTTTGCCGGCGTCGATGTGAGCGCTGATACCGATGTTGCGATAGCGCTCGATGGGGGTTTTGCGGGGCACGTGAACCTCCTGATGGTTCTGGACGGAAACGGGCCGGCCGGGGCGGCCGGCCCGTCGCTCTTTCGAGACTTAAAGCATAGCGCTTGCTCGAGGCTTTTGCAGATGCGGGCGATGTATCGGCAATCAAGTCGTTGCCGTCGGCGACGCACCGATCCGCGCCGCCCGCGCACGAAGACGGCGCGCGCAAAAAAGCCGGCGCGCGGCCGGCTTTCGGGCGGGGACGAGCGGCGCGCATCGGCCGCCGGCGTCACTGCGGCTTCGGCAGTCCGTCGATCTTCATCCCCGGCTTGATGCCCTTCGCGGCGAACCAGCCGCGGCTCATTTCGAGCGCGTAGACGCCGTTGTTGCGCGGGCAGTGGTTGTCGGTCGTCTCGGCCTTCATCTCGTCGATGTCGGTGATCGTGCCGTCCGCGCGGACGAACGCGATCGACAGCGGAATCAGCGTGTTCTTCATCCAGAAGCAATGCACAGCGTTCTCGTTGAACACGAACAGCATGCCTTCGTTCGGCGCGAGCTGCGAGCGGTACATGAGACCCTGCTCGCGATCGGCGTCGTTCGCGGCGACGGCCGCATCGATCACGTACATGCCGGCGCGCAGCTTGACGCGCGGGAATTCGCTCGGCTGCTTCGCGCCGGGCGGCAGTTGCGCGGTCTGCGCAAACGCGGCGTGCATGCCGCCCGCGGCGAGCGCGAGCGCGACCGGAAAGACGGTAGCTCGCGCGAGACGGGCGAGCGAAGAGCGCAGGGAAAATCGCACGGCAAGGGCTCCTATCGGGAATTCGAGACCCGCATGGTACGCGAAGCGCGGCGTCGCGCGCGGATCGGGCACGCAGCGCGAAGCGGGCGGACAAAAAGAAAAAGGCAGATCGCCTCGCGGCGATCTGCCTTGCAACGCCGTTAGAACGGCAACAACGTTGTTCTAAACTGCGTCTTACAACTTGCTTGCTTAGTTCGAGGCGGCAGCCGGGGCTTCGGCTTCGCTAGCAGCCTTCTTCGCTGCGTGGTGCTTCTTGGCGTGATGCTTCTTGGCGTGGGCCTTCTTAGCCGGTGCCGAAGCAGCTTCAGCCTTCTCAGCCGGAGCCGAAGCGGCGGCCGGAGCCGAGGCTTGCGCGAAAGCAGCCGTTGCGAAGAGACCAGCGACCAGAGCGGCGATCAGTTTGTTCATGTTGTGTTCCTCAGCTTTAGTTAATTAACCAAATGACCCGGCATAGGAGTCATGTCGTCTAACGTGCCATCCACCTTTCGGTTGACAGGCGCATCGAGAAAAATCTCGCCGCGCTGCGGGCGGCCTCTCCGCGGCGGGTCGTTGCTCGAACGACGGACCTGCGGTTCGGCTGCCAATGCCGGATAGCTGGAAGTGGCATCTGCGTCGTTTAACGCGTCGGGTTCGCAGTCGGTTGACGCACGGTTTCGCGCGTCACCGAAATGTCATCCGGGCCGCTTTGCGCGCTCCCACGGTGCGCGCGGCGGCAGCTCGCAGGTTTCGCCGGGCGCGAGACCGAGCGCGAACAGGTCGATTGCGCCGATGCCGACCCGGATGAGGCGCAGCGTCGGGAAGCCGACCGATGCGGTCATCCGCCGCACCTGGCGGTTCTTGCCCTCGGCGATCTCGAGTTCGATCCAGGTCGTCGGGATCGCCGCGCGGTGGCGGATCGGCGGATTGCGCGGCCAGAGCGTGTCGGGCGGCGTGACGAAGCGCGCGCGACATGGGCGGGTCACGTAGTCGCCGAGGTCGATGCCGCGCTCGAGCGTCGCGAGCGCGGGCGCATCTGGCGCACCCTCGACTTGCGCCCAGTAGCGCTTGACGAGCTTGTGGCGCGGCTCGGCGATCTTCGCCTGCAGCGCGCCGTCGTCGGTGAGGAGGAGGAGCCCCTCGCTGTCGGCGTCGAGGCGGCCCGCCGGATAGACGCCGGGCGTCTTCACCCAGTCGCCGAGCGACCCGCGGGTTTCGTGCGGGGAGAACTGGCAGATCGTGCCGAACGGCTTGTTGAGAGCGATGAAGTGCATGGGCAAGGCTCGCGGGTGGCGGGTGGCGGGTGGCGCAACGCGGGCCGCGTTCTATGGCAAATGGCGGAATCTTAATGCATAATACGGAACG harbors:
- a CDS encoding DUF192 domain-containing protein, translating into MRFSLRSSLARLARATVFPVALALAAGGMHAAFAQTAQLPPGAKQPSEFPRVKLRAGMYVIDAAVAANDADREQGLMYRSQLAPNEGMLFVFNENAVHCFWMKNTLIPLSIAFVRADGTITDIDEMKAETTDNHCPRNNGVYALEMSRGWFAAKGIKPGMKIDGLPKPQ
- a CDS encoding pseudouridine synthase, with the translated sequence MHFIALNKPFGTICQFSPHETRGSLGDWVKTPGVYPAGRLDADSEGLLLLTDDGALQAKIAEPRHKLVKRYWAQVEGAPDAPALATLERGIDLGDYVTRPCRARFVTPPDTLWPRNPPIRHRAAIPTTWIELEIAEGKNRQVRRMTASVGFPTLRLIRVGIGAIDLFALGLAPGETCELPPRAPWERAKRPG